CATTACTTTTATGATAGTTGAACATAGGCTTGATATAGCTTTACAATATGTAGATTATGTTTATGCTATGTTTAGAGGAAAAATTATTTCAGAAGGATTAGCTAAAGATGTATTAAATGATGAAAAAGTTATTGAAAGCTATTTAGGAAAGGCGACCCCACGTGTTGGATATTAAAAAAATAAATTCAGGATACGGGAAGTTACATATATTATTTGACATAGATGCTATAGTTAATAGAAAAGATATCGTTGTTATAGTAGGGCCAAATGGAAGTGGAAAGAGCACTCTTCTTAAAACAATTTTTGGTTTAACAAATATTTATTCAGGATCTATTAAATTTAAAGAAGAAGAATTAGTAGGTTTACCTCCTTATCAAATTGCAAAAAAAGGAATAGCATATCTTCCACAAGTAGATAATGTATTTTCAAATTTAACAGTAAAAGAAAATTTAATAATGGCTGGATATACACTTGATAAAGAAGAGGCTAATAAAAAAGCAGTTGAAGTATCTGAAATTTTTCCAATAATAAAAAAATACTATAATAGGAAAGCTGGAGCTCTTAGTGGAGGGGAGAAACAAATGTTAGCTATGGCTATGGCTCTTATGAGAGAACCTGAAATTATGATGTTTGATGAACCTACTGCTAGCTTAGCACCTAATATAGCACTGCAAATATTTGATCATATTGTTAGTTTAAGAGATGATTTAGGTATAACAATTGTTATCGCTGAGCAAAATGCTGTAAGAGCATTAGAGCGTGGAAATAAAGCACTTTTACTTGTTAGTGGTCGAGTTATATTTAGTGGTAATGCAAATGAACTTTTATCACATTCTGAATTAGGTAAACTTTATTTAGGAATTTCTTCATAATTTAATATTTTTTTCTTTTATAAATATTTTTATTCAATGAAATAGATTGGAACGTAATGAAATTATAAAGATTTATATATCAGTCTTGATATCAATACTGAAAATAAAGGGAAAAATAATGATAAGAAAAAGTATTACGTTTATAACAATTATATTACTAATGATTTTCTTCTTATTAATATTTCCTACTTCTTATAGTTTTGATGGAATTAGTAAACAAACTGTTACAAAAAAAGTTTATTTACATGGAATAGTAGAAGATATTCGTGGAAAGAAATTAGATAATGTAAATGTTATTCTATATTCTTCAGGTGCTACCACAGCTTCAACTTTTTCAAGTTATGGAGCATATGCTTTTTCAGTTGAGCCTGGAAATTATGAATTAGAATTTAGATTAAGAGGTTATGAAAATAAACGTATTAGTATATCTATTCCAAGTGATATTATTGATTTTATAGTACCAACAGTTAATCTAGATGATGCTTTGTATGTATCTATGCCATTTAATTCGATCACTACTTATGAAGGAAACATTTTATCTATTCCAGTAAATTGTATTAACAAAGGGTTTGAAAAAGAAAATTATTTGATTGAAATAAATGCTCCTGAGTCATGGATTATAGAATGCTATATAGAATCTATTAAAGCTAATACTTTTACATTAAATCCTGGAGAATCTAAATCTTTTAATATTAAAATTGGAATTCCATATGGTTTTATTGAAAAATCTAGCAATGTAATTTTAAAAATTATTGGTTATAGAATATATGAAAAAGAAATCGATTTCTTTATAGAAAAATCAAATGTTCCAATAATTGATTCAAAATATAATTTATTAACAATTTCTCCAAGTGAAATAAAGAATATTGAATTTACTTTAACAAATCCAAATATAGAAAAAAGTAGATTTAAAATATTATTAGATTATCCAAAAGATTGGATTGTTAAAATTTTAAATAAAGAAGGATTAGAAACAAATGATATAATTTTAGAAGCTGGTGAAAGCATTCCACTTAATTTAAGAATAGAAGTACCATTTTATGCAGGAAAAGGGAATTATAGCATATCTATTAATGCTATATCAAACAATGTAAACTCTGTTCATGTAATTAATGTGCTTGTCCCAGAAGGAAAATTAAAAATGCTTTCTACAAGACTTCAATATATTGAATCGCTTCCTGGAGAAGATAAAACGCTACAAGTATTTTTAAAAAATTTATTTAATGAAAGAAAGACTATAGAATTTTCATTAGAATATCCAAATGGATGGATTGCAGAACTTAAGGATTCTACAGGTTCAGCTATTAAATCCATAACTTTAGATTCTGGAGAAGAGATTCAATTTTCTCTTATAGTAGATATTCCTGAAAATATTGAAGAAGAAGAGCATACAATAATATTAAAAGCCAATTCAGGTTTATATGAAGAAGCTTTGAAAATTAATTTTAAAATTTTTAAAGGTTATCCAAATATAAGAATAAATATTGAAACCCCATTCATAGACGCATATGCTGGTGGAATTGGCTCTATAACTTTCTCTCTTGAAAATCTTGGAAAAGCAGAAGACATAGTAAAATTTAGAGTTGATGGTCTCCCATCAGGCTTTAGTTATATGATATATGATGAAAAAAATAATGTAGTATCATCCATTCTAATTAAACCTAATGATATTAGAAAATTAACAATTAAAATTAATATTCCATCAAAAATAGAACCATCTATAATTAATGCTTCTCTCTTCATTAAAACAAGCAATATGGAAAATAATTATCCATTTTCACTTAATATTGTTGGAAAATATGAAATTTCATATGTGACTGAAAACTTTTATACAGAAACATTTGCCGGAAATATAGTAGACTTTATATTAGATATTAAGAATACAGGATATAGTACTTTAACTAATGTTGCTGTAGAAGTTATAGATGTGCCTTCTTCATTCGATGTAACAATTAATCCAAGTCTAATACCAACTCTTCAACCTTTAGAAACTGGAAGATTTATTTTTTCAATAGATGTTTCTCCAGAAACAAACGCAGGAGATTATTATATTACTATTAAAGTTGTTTCTAATCAAGTAGAATCGATATATCGTTTAATACACGTAGCTGTAAAACAAAGAACTGAAACTATATATATTGGTATAATAATTGTCATAATAGCTCTTATTGTTTTATTCTTCTTATATAGAAAATATGGTAGGAGGTAAAATTAAATGGGATATGTTATTGAAACTGAAAATTTAACAAAAATATATGGTAAAGGGAAAGAAGCAGTAAAAGCTTTAGATAATGTTAGCTTAAGAGTTCCTGGAGGAAGCATATGTGGCCTTCTTGGCCATAATGGAGCTGGGAAAACAACTTTAATATCTTTACTTGTAGGTTTAACATTACCAACATCTGGAAGTGGAAAAGTTTTAGGATATGATATAATAAAAGAATCTATAAATATTAGAAAAAAAGTTGGTTTACTTCCAGAAGGTTTTGGTTTTTATGATGATATGTCTGCTCTTGAAAATTTAATATATTTAGGTCAATTAGATGGATTATCTTTAAAAGATGCTACTTTAAAAGCTAAGGAAACTCTTGAGAAAGTTGGTTTATTAAATGAAATGAATAAAAAAGTAGCTGCATTTTCAAGAGGAATGAAGCAAAGGCTTGGAATAGCTCAAGCATTATTAAAAAACCCAGAACTTTTAATACTTGATGAACCTACTGTAGGTATAGATCCATATGGAGCAAAAGGATTTAGAGACCTTATAATTTCTTTAAGTAAAGAAGGAATTACAACAATGATAAGCACTCATCTTTTACATGAAGTTGGTATGATTTGCGATTATGCAATTATTCTAAAGAAAGGAAAATTGCTTGATTATGGAAGTTTAAAAGAAATGACTCAAAAAATAATAGATAAAGTAGGAGTAACATATGAAATTTCGATTAAAGGAAATATAATAGATTTAATGGAAAAAATTAAAAATATAGAAGGAGTTAAAAAAGCATATATTGAAGATAATAAAATAATTATAAATATAAGCTTTGATAAACGTGAGAAAATACTTCAATTTTTAAGAGAGAAAGAAATAGTTTTTGAATATTTTAATGAACGCCCAATTAGTTGGGAAGAAATATTTATGGAAATACATGGAGGTATTTAAAAATGAGCAATCCAACATTTATTATTTCTAAAAAGGAATTACGTGATCACTTAACAAGTAAGAAATTCATTATAATGCTTGCTTTACTAATACTTTTCTATCTTGCTTTAAATGCTTTTTCAACAACAGTAATCGCTCAATATGGATTTAGAATAAGATTATTTAGACAATTATCTAGTGGATTAGCATCAAATATTTCATTCATGGCACCACTTCTTGGAATAGCTTTAGCATATGATGCTTTATCGGGTGAGAGAGAAAGAGGTTCTTTAAAACTTTTATTGAGTAGACCAATTTATCGTGAAAATATAATAAATGGAAAAATTTTAGGTGGCTTTATAGCTATCTCGATTGCAATGATTATAACAACAATCATTGGAACAGTTTCAGCTATAGTTATATGGGGCGCAGCTCCAGTTTTTGAGGATTTAACAAGATTAATCGTATTTACATTACTTTCAATATTATTCACTATGTGCTATTATTCATTATCGCTTTTCTTTTCATCTATTTCTAATAAATCTTCTAGAAGTACTATTATGAGCATATCCGTATGGGCTTTCTTTACAATAGTTTTACCAATAATTGCAAGTTTAATAGCTTTTTTCATTCTTGGTCCTCCTCCGACATTACCTGTTGGGCAGCCTATTTCCAATGCAACTACTCCTGGGCAAATACAAATTTCTGAAGAATTTAGAGAATATGCAAGAAAACTTAATGAAATTTCATCAAGCATAAATGCTTGGTCAATAAATAATCATTTTTCAATAGTAGCCAATATGCTATTCTATTCAGTTACTGCTGGTTTACCAGGACAACCTCAACAAGCAAGAGAAATATCAATATTAGAAGCTTTATCAAGATCTGTAATAAATATATTTGTAATGATTACTTTTACAATATTTTTCATTATTCTTTCATATATTTCATTTACAAGAAGAGAAGAGAAATAGTTATAATTTAGCTTGAATAAATTTATGAATCCCATTAGCAGCTTTTCTTGCATCACCCATAGCTTCTATAACAGTTGCTGCACCAGAAACTATATCTCCAGCAGCAAAAACACCTTTTTTACTAGTCATCATATTTTCATCTACTATTATTTCTCCATTTTTCCCAATTTTTATATCTGGACAGGATAATGGTATTAATGGATTTGGATTTTGCCCAATCGCAATAATTGCAGTATCTAAA
This genomic window from Nitrososphaerota archaeon contains:
- a CDS encoding NEW3 domain-containing protein is translated as MIRKSITFITIILLMIFFLLIFPTSYSFDGISKQTVTKKVYLHGIVEDIRGKKLDNVNVILYSSGATTASTFSSYGAYAFSVEPGNYELEFRLRGYENKRISISIPSDIIDFIVPTVNLDDALYVSMPFNSITTYEGNILSIPVNCINKGFEKENYLIEINAPESWIIECYIESIKANTFTLNPGESKSFNIKIGIPYGFIEKSSNVILKIIGYRIYEKEIDFFIEKSNVPIIDSKYNLLTISPSEIKNIEFTLTNPNIEKSRFKILLDYPKDWIVKILNKEGLETNDIILEAGESIPLNLRIEVPFYAGKGNYSISINAISNNVNSVHVINVLVPEGKLKMLSTRLQYIESLPGEDKTLQVFLKNLFNERKTIEFSLEYPNGWIAELKDSTGSAIKSITLDSGEEIQFSLIVDIPENIEEEEHTIILKANSGLYEEALKINFKIFKGYPNIRINIETPFIDAYAGGIGSITFSLENLGKAEDIVKFRVDGLPSGFSYMIYDEKNNVVSSILIKPNDIRKLTIKINIPSKIEPSIINASLFIKTSNMENNYPFSLNIVGKYEISYVTENFYTETFAGNIVDFILDIKNTGYSTLTNVAVEVIDVPSSFDVTINPSLIPTLQPLETGRFIFSIDVSPETNAGDYYITIKVVSNQVESIYRLIHVAVKQRTETIYIGIIIVIIALIVLFFLYRKYGRR
- a CDS encoding ABC transporter permease subunit, with the protein product MSNPTFIISKKELRDHLTSKKFIIMLALLILFYLALNAFSTTVIAQYGFRIRLFRQLSSGLASNISFMAPLLGIALAYDALSGERERGSLKLLLSRPIYRENIINGKILGGFIAISIAMIITTIIGTVSAIVIWGAAPVFEDLTRLIVFTLLSILFTMCYYSLSLFFSSISNKSSRSTIMSISVWAFFTIVLPIIASLIAFFILGPPPTLPVGQPISNATTPGQIQISEEFREYARKLNEISSSINAWSINNHFSIVANMLFYSVTAGLPGQPQQAREISILEALSRSVINIFVMITFTIFFIILSYISFTRREEK
- a CDS encoding ABC transporter ATP-binding protein, with the translated sequence MGYVIETENLTKIYGKGKEAVKALDNVSLRVPGGSICGLLGHNGAGKTTLISLLVGLTLPTSGSGKVLGYDIIKESINIRKKVGLLPEGFGFYDDMSALENLIYLGQLDGLSLKDATLKAKETLEKVGLLNEMNKKVAAFSRGMKQRLGIAQALLKNPELLILDEPTVGIDPYGAKGFRDLIISLSKEGITTMISTHLLHEVGMICDYAIILKKGKLLDYGSLKEMTQKIIDKVGVTYEISIKGNIIDLMEKIKNIEGVKKAYIEDNKIIINISFDKREKILQFLREKEIVFEYFNERPISWEEIFMEIHGGI
- a CDS encoding ABC transporter ATP-binding protein, producing MLDIKKINSGYGKLHILFDIDAIVNRKDIVVIVGPNGSGKSTLLKTIFGLTNIYSGSIKFKEEELVGLPPYQIAKKGIAYLPQVDNVFSNLTVKENLIMAGYTLDKEEANKKAVEVSEIFPIIKKYYNRKAGALSGGEKQMLAMAMALMREPEIMMFDEPTASLAPNIALQIFDHIVSLRDDLGITIVIAEQNAVRALERGNKALLLVSGRVIFSGNANELLSHSELGKLYLGISS